The window CAGTTGGATTAGAAAAATTGATTGTGATGGCTCCGGTTTTACTGGTGTTCAAGTGGTTTTTCAAAGCAGGAACTTCCTTGGTCAATGCATGGATATCATACCTCTTTCTGTTCTTATTCCTTGGGTGCAGACGCAATTTATCTAGATTAGAAGAAGTCATGAACTATCGGTTTTTCATAGCTCTTATTCCCTCATAAACCACAATTGCTACCGCATTGGCTAAATTTAAACTTCGGATATGTGGGGAGAAAATTGGGATATTGTAAACCAAATCACTGTTTTGCTCTACTATGTTTGTGGGTAAACCAGTGGATTCTTTACCGAATACCAAAAACATATCTTCTTGATAGTCAATTGAACAATAGTCCTGTTTGCCATGGCTTGAGAAATAAACAAAATTCTTGCCTTCATTTTTATCATAGAATTCCGCAATGTTTTCATAAATAAAAAGAGGAACATGTTTCCAATAATCCAGTCCAGCTCTTTTAAGTCGTTTGTCGCTTAATTCAAAACCAAATGGCTTGATAAGGTGCAAGGCTGATCCGGATCCCAAACTCAATCGGCCAATATTTCCGGTATTTGTTGGTATTTCCGGTTCAACTAATACAATATTTAATCCCATTATTTTTTTATGTCTTTTTTCTAGCGATGTGGTGATCAGTAGTTACGCAAGAAAGGTGAATCCCTTTCAAATTCTTCTTGAATGTACTCGACTTGAATTTCCAATTACCCTTCTCTTCTTCGGATTGCTACTTTTCCCAATACAAATATGGTAATGGTGCCGCGAATCCGATGGTGAAATCCGAGTTGAACTATTTTAAACTTTTAAAATTATAAAAAGCAAGTTACCTATGAAAATGTAAATAAGCCTTTAACACGCTTGGTTAATTTATCAATCCTTCCAGAATTTGCACGATTTCAATTACTTGGTTTATTTCTAATTGCATAGGGTTATTGCCCTTGTGATAAAGTTCAATACCATTTTTTGATTCATTGCATTCGATGCTTAATTCTGAAGAATCTATTTTCCAATGGTAAACATTTTGATTTTCGACAAACAATTGTGCTACATAAGGTGTTTTGTGTAATTTTCGTCCTCCCATATTTGCTGTGAAAGACTTGTTAACAATTGTATGAGATCTTGGGTGTCCGTAGAAGCCAAAAGACAATGATCTCCATTTTCATAGTCGAGTTTCAAACGTATCTTGTATTCATTTTTATCAATAACAATGTTTCCTTTCTTAGGAAACAAATTGAAAAGTTGGTTTTCCATTTATCCAAGCCCTTGAGGCGTCCACATCTTTAAAAACTTGAATTTTTTGGGGTATTCTTTTCTTGGACAAAATGCCAGGCAAACCTCTTGGTTATCTAAGGCTGACTCCGTTAACAAAACATGATCGACCTCTTTTTTCAAGCGCTCAAATTCATCTTCATTAACTACGCAAACCACTTTATTAAATATTCCATTAATCCATTTGATCATCTGTTCATTTTCTTCAAATTTTTTGTAGCAGGCCAAAGAAGCATGGGCAGTAATGACTGGGATTAATTTATCTGGAATGCTGTCTTTTACGACAATGTACATTTTCATAAATGGGAATGTCAAGTGGGGTCAAAAGCCCGCCTTATGGGCAATGGCTTATGAATTAGATGAGGTCTTGAGAAATATTTAATAAATTAATTTCAATTTAAGTAAAATAGTTCGATTGAGACCGAATCAACTCCAATTCATAAATTTAAAAAAGTATTGTTTTTTAGCTAACTCGGGCTGAATTTCAGCTTCCAATTGCAGGATTAATGTCCCTGATTGTTGAAAATGAACTAAGCGTGTATTCTATTTGCTAAAATTGTGAATTGGCAATTAGCTATTTTCCCTTTAACTGCTCAATGGCATAATACAATCGATTTTGCGCTCCTTCCTGGGATCCAAAAATGGTGCGGGACAATTTTCCCCCTTTGGTGATTAATATCCATTGAGGG of the Cyclobacterium marinum DSM 745 genome contains:
- a CDS encoding tRNA (cytidine(34)-2'-O)-methyltransferase; its protein translation is MGLNIVLVEPEIPTNTGNIGRLSLGSGSALHLIKPFGFELSDKRLKRAGLDYWKHVPLFIYENIAEFYDKNEGKNFVYFSSHGKQDYCSIDYQEDMFLVFGKESTGLPTNIVEQNSDLVYNIPIFSPHIRSLNLANAVAIVVYEGIRAMKNR
- a CDS encoding peptidyl-tRNA hydrolase; translated protein: MKMYIVVKDSIPDKLIPVITAHASLACYKKFEENEQMIKWINGIFNKVVCVVNEDEFERLKKEVDHVLLTESALDNQEVCLAFCPRKEYPKKFKFLKMWTPQGLG